Proteins from a genomic interval of Xiphias gladius isolate SHS-SW01 ecotype Sanya breed wild chromosome 23, ASM1685928v1, whole genome shotgun sequence:
- the LOC120785103 gene encoding LOW QUALITY PROTEIN: catenin delta-1-like (The sequence of the model RefSeq protein was modified relative to this genomic sequence to represent the inferred CDS: inserted 1 base in 1 codon), with product MDVCNAPXLSPWGCVVCMEQCESAAALLESVREQEVQFEQLTRALEEERRRVGLPATSPSALGRPLPYTQNGCLGDADIERLKLTDSYINGTQYRMVDPAHSNLDESYTPDDDSQEVHSVFSEEGTTRRPDTSLPHMKKPISRTVLPSDSMSIDGGLSVSGMGGYSATLDRPYRQPGAGDYPTATVPRNYHYGPVGGYDDYRVGPPSETYTSLSRGSHMEDRYRPVDGYRTLDSGYRAPSRQQLDPYAAQPQVSRGMRAMGSAMEMRYGHGHYGLEDDQRSVGYDDYSMGPPPMHPGGYGTMPRLGPGPGGMDRRRLRSCEDTLDGDMGGVDPYPWGVPMTLERGSMASLDSTLRKAPPASWRQPELPEVIAMLNYRLDPVKTNAAAFLQHLTFKNDKIKSEVRRLKGIPSLVSMLDHPSKEVHHSACGALKNISYGRDPDNKIAIKNCDGVPALVRLLRKTHDQDLTDTITGTLWNLSSHDSVKMEIVDHALHALADEVIVPHSGWERGSNGGEESCKPRHLEWETALTNTAGCLRNVSSERSEARRKLRECTGLVDSLMYIVQSQINRKDVDNKLVENCVCLLRNLSYQVHREVPGCERYADTTPLNQGLAPTNKGGCFGSRKGKDEWFSKGKKDGDDGSTDQVDIPKRTTPAKGYELLFQPEVVRVYTSLLRESKNPSVLEAAAGAIQNLCAGRWTYGRYIRATVRLEKGLPMMAELLAHGNDRVVRAMSGALRNLAIDNRNCELLGLHAVPHLVANLPGGQSQSGRILSEETVVSVLSTLTEVLGNSLEAAKTLRASQGIERLVLINKDGKRSDREVRGAGQVLQLVWAHKELRRPLEKDGWKKTDFMVNPNTSTTNGPSTRANGTYEDSTTPLLDRGEKRDMIPLNDLGPEAYSTLDQRERRHTLDETTDTLPRGVYGGRKGSLPLLDSYDG from the exons AACGGGTGTTTAGGGGATGCAGACATAGAACGACTGAAACTGACTGACTCGTACATAAACGGCACACag TACAGGATGGTGGACCCTGCACACAGCAATCTAGATGAGAGCTACACACCAGACGACGACTCCCAGGAAGTACACTCAGTCTTTTCTGAAGAGGGAACCACACGACGGCCAGACACGAGCCTCCCTCATATGAAGAAACCAATCTCACGCACAGTCCTGCCCTCTGACTCAATGTCCATTGACGGGGGCTTATCTGTGTCTGGTATGGGCGGCTACAGCGCCACACTAGACCGTCCTTACAGGCAGCCTGGAGCAGGAGACTACCCCACTGCCACAGTACCCAGAAACTACCACTACGGCCCTGTAGGTGGTTACGATGACTACCGGGTTGGCCCGCCATCAGAAACATACACTAGTCTGAGCAGGGGCTCACACATGGAAGATCGTTACAG GCCAGTTGATGGCTACAGAACTTTGGATTCAGGCTACCGGGCCCCAAGCCGTCAGCAACTTGATCCCTATGCAGCACAGCCCCAGGTGAGCAGGGGAATGAGGGCCATGGGGTCAGCGATGGAAATGCGTTATGGCCATGGCCACTACGGTCTGGAGGATGACCAGCGCAGTGTGGGATATGATGACTACAGCATGGGGCCTCCACCCATGCACCCTGGAGGCTATGGTACCATGCCACGTCTGGGGCCGGGTCCTGGGGGTATGGACAGACGAAGACTCAG GAGCTGTGAGGACACTCTGGATGGTGACATGGGAGGAGTTGACCCTTATCCCTGGGGTGTTCCCATGACGTTGGAGAGGGGGAGCATGGCTTCACTGGACAGCACACTGAGGAAGGCTCCTCCTGCCTCATGGAGACAGCCTGAGCTCCCGGAGGTCATCGCCATGTTGAACTACCGTCTGGACCCTGTCAAGACCAACGCTGCTGCCTTCCTCCAGCATCTCACATTCAAAAATGACAAG ATTAAGTCAGAAGTACGTCGCCTTAAGGGTATCCCATCCTTGGTGTCAATGCTGGACCACCCCAGCAAGGAGGTGCACCACTCTGCCTGCGGAGCTCTAAAGAACATTTCATATGGGCGAGACCCAGACAACAAGATCGCCATAAAGAACTGCGACGGAGTGCCCGCTCTTGTCAGGCTATTGAGGAAAACCCATGACCAGGATCTCACTGACACTATCACAG GCACCTTGTGGAACCTCTCATCCCACGACTCAGTAAAGATGGAGATCGTGGACCACGCCCTGCATGCCCTAGCTGACGAGGTGATAGTTCCCCACTCGGGCTGGGAGCGAGGGAGCAACGGTGGAGAGGAGAGCTGCAAACCACGCCATCTGGAGTGGGAGACCGCCTTGACCAACACTGCTGGCTGCCTTAG GAATGTGAGTTCAGAACGCAGCGAGGCCAGACGAAAGCTGAGAGAATGCACAGGATTGGTGGATTCACTCATGTATATTGTCCAGTCACAGATCAACCGCAAAGATGTGGATAATAAG TTGGTGGAGAACTGCGTCTGCCTCCTGAGGAATCTGTCCTATCAGGTTCACCGTGAGGTCCCTGGCTGTGAACGTTACGCAGACACCACGCCCCTCAACCAGGGACTGGCCCCCACAAACAAAGGTGGCTGCTTTGGCTCTCGAAAGGGCAAAG ATGAGTGGTTTTCCAAAG GGAAGAAGGACGGAGATGATGGAAGCACAGATCAGGTGGATATCCCAAAGAGGACAACACCTGCCAAAG GCTATGAGCTGTTGTTCCAGCCAGAGGTGGTTCGTGTTTACACATCACTGCTAAGAGAGAGCAAGAACCCCTCGGTGCtggaggctgctgctggtgccaTCCAGAACCTGTGTGCTGGCCGATGGACT TATGGTCGATATATCCGGGCCACCGTGCGTCTGGAGAAGGGTCTTCCCATGATGGCAGAACTACTGGCTCATGGCAATGACCGTGTGGTTAGAGCTATGTCCGGAGCCTTGAGGAACCTTGCCATCGACAACCGCAACTGTGAACTGCTCG GTTTGCATGCAGTGCCTCACCTTGTGGCCAACCTGCCTGGAGGCCAGAGTCAGTCTGGGCGCATTCTATCAGAGGAGACAGTGGTGTCTGTACTGAGCACGCTCACTGAGGTGCTAGGCAACAGTCTGGAGGCAGCAAAGACCCTCCGAGCCTCGCAGGGCATTGAGAGGCTGGTGCTAATTAACAAGGATGG CAAACGTTCGGATCGTGAGGTGCGAGGGGCGGGCCAGGTGCTGCAGCTGGTCTGGGCCCATAAGGAGCTCCGTCGGCCTCTTGAGAAAGACGGCTGGAAGAAGACAGATTTCATGGTCAACCCCAACACCAGCACCACCAATGGCCCGAGCACTCGAGCTAATGGCACCTATGAAGACAGCACCACGCCACTGCTGGACAGAG GGGAAAAGAGGGATATGATTCCACTAAATGACCTCGGCCCCG AGGCCTACTCTACACTGGatcagagggagaggagacacACTCTGGATGAGACCACAGACACTTTACCG CGAGGGGTGTATGGGGGCAGAAAGGGCTCCCTGCCTCTGTTGGACTCCTACGATGGTTAG